The following DNA comes from Funiculus sociatus GB2-C1.
AAAATTCCTAAACCCATAAGCAGAGCGTTTAATCAACTTGAGCTTATTGTTAATACCCTCAACAACACCACTCGTAGTTCGGTTGTCAAAGTAAGCAATAATTTCATC
Coding sequences within:
- a CDS encoding transposase, which produces DEIIAYFDNRTTSGVVEGINNKLKLIKRSAYGFRNFENYRIRCLLTWHFNY